One stretch of Roseimicrobium sp. ORNL1 DNA includes these proteins:
- a CDS encoding DUF1592 domain-containing protein produces MLRALCLTTLSLPCLLQAAPPKPGVDGFFGQNCTECHDADVKKGGLDLTAISWNPETRENFDLWVKIHDRVSKDEMPPKKSERPDAKTVAEFLASVSKPLREVSSKQQAITGRTVLRRLNRNEYERTVQDLLGIDIPLANLLPEDTPAHGFDTVAEGLRISQLQLEKYLEAADEALEAAMSPKERPELIKGHYSYKDENGIKKNLELPDEPPTDPKKKYSRSRQVFRILPDGVAMFTDADYMLGLGQFRVKRTGTYRIKVSAQAYQSAGKDINLRLYGNNFRTKRLVAQFDFPEDKPRIVEFTARIENGEHLLFTPSKVGYDEDGKRLNDYDTTKDFKGRGLNVQWVEVEGPLESQVWPPASVVKLFGAENVKTVDNSKQKKPETYEVKPADPQTEVKKVIESFATRAYRRPLEAGEVDGFVQMAQESLTKGESFSYAAQLGIRGVLTSTPFLLFSEAPGKLDDYALASRLSYFLWSTLPDDELLKLAAAKQLSQPATLRTQVERMLKDKRSGDFVTNFTGQWLDLRSIDATSPDANLYPEFDEMLKRAMIAETEAFFREVLTQNLPLTNFIQSDFAMLNSRIAEHYGIDGVRGEQFQRVSLPADSVRGGVLTQASILKITANGTVTSPVLRGAWVMKRLLGDPPAPPPPGVGSVEPDTRGATTIRELLDKHRHAESCMGCHSKIDPAGFALESFDVIGGVRDRYRSKEKGERPATKIENRGVWQYKLALPVDTTGALPDGRAFTGIRDFKKLILDKPADLQRCIAEKLLTYATGAGITFTDRVAVADIVQKTNQQGGGLRTLVTEVVLSSTFQNK; encoded by the coding sequence ATGCTCCGCGCTCTCTGCCTCACCACCCTGAGTCTGCCCTGCCTGCTCCAAGCTGCCCCACCCAAACCGGGGGTGGATGGCTTCTTCGGCCAAAACTGCACGGAATGCCACGATGCCGACGTGAAGAAGGGCGGCCTCGATCTCACGGCGATTTCCTGGAACCCGGAGACGCGGGAGAACTTCGACCTGTGGGTGAAGATCCACGACCGTGTAAGCAAGGACGAGATGCCTCCGAAGAAGAGCGAGCGGCCCGACGCGAAGACGGTGGCCGAGTTCCTCGCCTCGGTGTCAAAGCCTCTGCGTGAGGTCAGCTCAAAACAACAAGCAATCACCGGACGCACGGTGCTGCGCCGGCTGAATCGCAACGAATACGAGCGCACCGTGCAGGACCTGCTGGGCATCGACATTCCTCTGGCGAACCTGCTGCCGGAAGACACCCCCGCCCATGGCTTCGACACGGTGGCGGAAGGCCTGCGCATTTCACAACTCCAACTGGAGAAGTATCTCGAAGCTGCCGATGAAGCGCTGGAAGCGGCGATGTCACCGAAAGAACGTCCCGAGCTCATCAAGGGGCACTACAGCTACAAGGACGAGAATGGCATCAAGAAGAACTTGGAGCTGCCGGACGAACCACCCACGGACCCGAAGAAAAAGTACAGCCGCTCGCGCCAGGTGTTCCGGATTCTGCCGGATGGCGTGGCCATGTTCACCGATGCGGACTACATGCTGGGACTGGGTCAGTTCCGCGTGAAGCGTACCGGCACCTACCGCATCAAGGTTTCCGCCCAGGCCTACCAGAGCGCGGGCAAGGACATCAACCTCCGCCTCTACGGCAACAACTTCCGCACGAAGCGACTGGTGGCGCAGTTTGACTTCCCTGAGGACAAGCCGCGCATCGTGGAATTCACCGCGCGCATCGAGAACGGCGAGCACCTGCTCTTCACTCCTTCGAAAGTCGGTTACGACGAAGACGGCAAGCGCCTGAATGACTACGACACGACCAAGGACTTCAAGGGTCGCGGTCTGAACGTGCAGTGGGTGGAAGTGGAGGGTCCGTTGGAATCCCAGGTGTGGCCACCCGCTTCGGTGGTGAAGCTCTTCGGCGCGGAGAACGTGAAGACGGTCGACAACTCGAAGCAGAAGAAGCCGGAGACCTATGAGGTGAAGCCCGCGGATCCGCAGACCGAGGTGAAGAAGGTGATCGAATCCTTCGCCACGCGCGCCTATCGCCGCCCTCTGGAAGCGGGAGAGGTGGATGGTTTTGTGCAGATGGCGCAGGAGTCCCTCACGAAAGGTGAAAGCTTCTCGTACGCGGCCCAGCTTGGCATTCGCGGGGTGCTGACCTCCACGCCCTTCCTCCTCTTCAGTGAAGCACCCGGGAAGCTGGACGACTACGCGCTGGCCTCGCGCCTCTCCTACTTCCTTTGGAGCACGCTGCCGGACGACGAACTGCTGAAGCTGGCCGCCGCCAAGCAACTCTCCCAGCCCGCCACGCTGCGCACGCAGGTGGAACGCATGCTGAAGGACAAGCGCTCAGGTGACTTCGTCACGAACTTCACCGGTCAATGGCTCGACCTGCGCAGCATCGATGCCACCTCGCCGGACGCGAATTTGTATCCTGAGTTCGATGAGATGCTGAAGCGCGCGATGATTGCCGAAACGGAAGCCTTCTTCCGCGAGGTGCTGACACAAAATCTCCCACTGACGAATTTCATCCAGTCCGACTTCGCGATGCTGAACTCACGCATCGCCGAGCACTACGGCATCGACGGCGTGCGTGGCGAGCAGTTCCAGCGTGTGAGCCTTCCCGCAGACAGCGTGCGCGGCGGCGTGCTCACCCAGGCCAGCATCCTGAAGATCACCGCGAACGGCACCGTCACCTCTCCCGTGCTGCGCGGCGCGTGGGTGATGAAGCGCCTGCTCGGCGATCCGCCCGCGCCTCCCCCGCCCGGGGTCGGCAGCGTGGAGCCCGACACGCGTGGCGCCACCACAATTCGCGAGCTGCTGGACAAACATCGTCATGCGGAATCCTGCATGGGCTGCCACAGCAAGATCGATCCTGCTGGCTTCGCGCTAGAGTCCTTCGACGTCATTGGAGGCGTGCGCGATCGCTACCGCAGCAAGGAGAAGGGTGAGCGCCCCGCGACGAAAATCGAAAACCGCGGCGTGTGGCAGTACAAGCTGGCCCTGCCCGTGGACACCACCGGAGCACTGCCGGACGGCCGCGCTTTCACCGGCATCCGCGACTTCAAGAAGCTGATTCTGGACAAGCCCGCCGATCTCCAGCGCTGCATCGCGGAGAAACTCCTCACCTACGCCACGGGCGCTGGTATCACCTTCACCGACCGCGTGGCAGTGGCCGACATCGTGCAAAAAACAAACCAGCAGGGCGGCGGTCTGCGCACCCTGGTGACAGAAGTAGTGCTGAGTAGCACGTTTCAGAACAAATGA
- a CDS encoding four helix bundle protein, giving the protein MKNGVKSKQAEWDALEERLLDFAARTGLVVDALPDTRMGRHVAGQLIRCGTSPAPNYSEGCAAESRADFVHKLGIVLKELRESRVWLRLIVKAKLLPPAKLNALIDECFQLMNIIAKSIVTAKANSKGARSQ; this is encoded by the coding sequence ATGAAAAATGGAGTGAAGAGCAAACAAGCGGAGTGGGACGCCCTCGAGGAGCGGCTGCTTGATTTCGCGGCTCGGACCGGACTTGTCGTCGACGCGTTGCCGGACACACGGATGGGCAGACACGTTGCGGGACAACTAATCCGTTGCGGCACCTCTCCTGCTCCGAATTATTCCGAAGGATGTGCCGCAGAGAGTCGAGCCGACTTCGTTCACAAACTTGGCATCGTTCTCAAGGAGCTTCGTGAATCCCGCGTCTGGCTCCGCCTCATTGTGAAAGCAAAGCTGCTCCCACCCGCAAAGCTTAATGCCCTCATCGATGAGTGCTTCCAGCTGATGAACATCATTGCCAAATCAATCGTTACCGCAAAAGCAAACTCCAAAGGCGCACGCTCTCAGTAA
- a CDS encoding DUF1552 domain-containing protein, translated as MTAPAPLSRRAFLRGSGISLALPFLDAMWSRSMLAADAPPPKRLVTVCSALGVYGPDFFPTAAGRDYALTPYLDLLKEHRDDFTVFSGLSHPEQSGRDGHASEMTWLTSARHPGLGGFRNTISIDQFVAEKIGFETRFPSLVLNTGGNNSQSYTRSGVMIPAEARPSKVFASLFLDGSPNEVYNQMRKLKEGRSIMDAVRDQAKRFEKRVGAADREKLDEYYTSVREMEQRLVKAGDWVHKPKPKVDVPPLKDIESEKDLIGRINLMFQLVPLALQTDSTRLITILIQGRGDVPEIPGVSMDHHNLSHHGQDPQKIEQLRLVERAEMGALNGLFSALKAKKEGSSSLMDNTMVLFGSNLGNANSHDWHNLPTLLAGGGFKHGQHIAMDTKNNTPLCNLFVPMLQKLGMETDAFGTSSASSLAGFA; from the coding sequence ATGACCGCGCCAGCCCCTCTTTCCCGCCGCGCTTTCCTGCGTGGTTCCGGCATCTCGCTCGCGCTGCCTTTCCTGGATGCCATGTGGTCGCGGTCCATGCTCGCAGCGGATGCGCCGCCGCCGAAGCGTCTGGTCACGGTGTGCTCGGCACTCGGTGTCTACGGTCCAGATTTCTTCCCCACGGCCGCTGGTCGCGACTATGCGCTCACGCCGTATCTCGATCTCCTGAAGGAGCACCGGGATGACTTCACTGTCTTTTCCGGCCTCTCCCACCCGGAGCAGAGCGGACGTGATGGTCATGCGTCTGAGATGACGTGGCTTACCAGCGCCCGGCATCCTGGCTTGGGTGGCTTCCGCAATACCATTTCCATCGATCAGTTCGTCGCGGAGAAGATCGGCTTTGAAACGCGCTTCCCTTCGCTGGTGCTGAATACGGGAGGGAACAACAGCCAGAGCTACACCCGCAGTGGCGTGATGATTCCAGCGGAAGCACGCCCGTCCAAGGTCTTCGCCTCCCTCTTCCTCGATGGCTCGCCCAACGAGGTGTACAACCAGATGCGCAAGCTCAAGGAAGGCCGCAGCATCATGGACGCTGTGCGTGATCAGGCGAAGCGTTTCGAAAAGCGTGTGGGCGCCGCCGACCGCGAGAAGCTGGACGAGTACTACACCTCCGTACGCGAGATGGAGCAGCGCCTCGTGAAGGCCGGCGACTGGGTGCACAAGCCCAAGCCGAAGGTGGATGTGCCGCCGCTGAAGGACATCGAAAGCGAGAAGGACCTGATTGGCCGCATCAACTTAATGTTCCAGCTCGTGCCTCTGGCACTGCAGACGGACAGCACGCGCCTGATCACGATCCTGATTCAAGGCCGCGGGGATGTGCCGGAGATTCCCGGCGTGAGCATGGATCACCACAACCTCTCCCACCACGGGCAGGACCCCCAGAAGATCGAGCAGCTCCGCTTGGTGGAGCGTGCGGAGATGGGTGCGCTCAACGGCCTCTTCAGCGCGCTGAAGGCAAAGAAGGAAGGCTCGTCCTCGCTGATGGACAACACCATGGTCCTCTTCGGCAGCAACCTGGGCAATGCCAACTCCCACGACTGGCACAACCTGCCCACCCTGCTCGCCGGCGGCGGCTTCAAACATGGCCAGCACATCGCCATGGACACAAAGAACAACACGCCCTTGTGCAATCTCTTCGTCCCGATGCTGCAAAAGCTGGGCATGGAGACCGACGCCTTCGGCACCAGCAGTGCCTCGAGCCTGGCTGGTTTTGCCTGA
- a CDS encoding redox-sensing transcriptional repressor Rex translates to MPKPEIPRKTVYRFSIYQRCLTRLKDNHLETVSSEALAKAAGVKSTQLRKDLTHLGQFGTRGLGYNVAGLSAAIGEVLGRSRLQPVILVGVGNLGAALLRYGGFQKEGFEIVAAFDTKPDPRRVKGLKTQLLDATGLTSFIREHQIKMAILTVPGTHAQEVVNAMVEAGIQAVLNFSPVVLEVPRNVVVNNVDLAVELENLSYFIR, encoded by the coding sequence GTGCCCAAGCCCGAAATCCCTCGCAAAACCGTCTACCGATTTTCCATTTATCAGCGCTGCCTTACCCGCCTGAAGGACAATCATCTAGAGACCGTCTCCTCTGAGGCGCTGGCGAAGGCTGCCGGTGTGAAATCCACCCAGCTCCGCAAGGATCTCACGCATCTGGGACAATTCGGCACGCGAGGCCTTGGCTACAATGTGGCGGGTCTCAGCGCCGCGATTGGCGAAGTGCTGGGCCGCTCCCGGTTGCAGCCGGTCATCCTCGTCGGGGTGGGTAATCTCGGCGCCGCTCTGCTCCGCTACGGCGGGTTCCAGAAGGAGGGTTTCGAAATCGTAGCCGCCTTCGACACCAAGCCCGACCCACGCCGCGTGAAAGGCCTCAAGACCCAGCTTCTCGATGCCACTGGTCTCACCAGTTTCATCCGCGAACACCAGATCAAGATGGCCATCCTCACCGTGCCCGGCACCCACGCGCAGGAAGTGGTGAACGCCATGGTCGAAGCCGGCATCCAGGCCGTGCTGAACTTCTCCCCCGTGGTGCTCGAAGTGCCGAGGAACGTGGTCGTGAACAACGTGGACCTCGCGGTGGAGTTGGAGAATTTGAGTTACTTCATTCGGTGA